A DNA window from Salvelinus sp. IW2-2015 linkage group LG4q.1:29, ASM291031v2, whole genome shotgun sequence contains the following coding sequences:
- the aggf1 gene encoding angiogenic factor with G patch and FHA domains 1 isoform X3 codes for MVVTRCLCSTFRLIFLAERNEGVRPSEESKRIDGSMATNGEKASGGEEGSDSEVAELRQKVESLKQELKSCTKELTKLQKQLTKSERLQKSTEGYNEDLRKQVNKLSAEIHERKKKAKERAEAETQTEEYTWSETDYYNYYYGGGYYQGDGVATDTQGTVTPEGQEATDASEMTNAESTTDTATDMTTDTATVMITEVSVEGGIAAAQPEAMDTGSIADMLRATAEQAMTQTGFVFDETTGMYYDHSTGFYYDSASQLYYDNNTGMYYYYDAESGKYQFHSRIEVPTVQPVSETSQVKKSLDKKGRKWKKVPERTARQDDKVEDVTNSLANMKISYFWNSASRRVAEKVWPPCVRVTVVRSPVLQTGTLFIITADSPATIGREKDMNHAISISEMGVSKLHAEVYFDQDQQCYMLVDQGSQNGTVLNGNRILQPNAKCDPCPLTHGDEVKMGETVLSFHIHAGTDTCDGCEPGQVMAHLSKHQRNQPLQTGPAPTKEDKELLRQKELKQMKVKYGLKSAEYEEDKALRNPRYVDRAESRRQTVGSEGVFQRDDAPASVHVEISEVNKGRKMLEKMGWKKGEGLGKDGAGMKDPIQLKIRKSQSGFGAGAAVSVDEAGSLSRTKTQRNWEKARERFNDTCQTETPTVKKEQSPAPKPWIKGEVAE; via the exons ATGGTGGTTACAAGATGTTTATGTTCAACTTTCAGGTTGATATTCTTGGCGGAGAGAAACGAGGGCGTTCGTCCAAGCGAAGAAAGCAAACGAATCG ACGGAAGTATGGCGACAAATGGAGAGAAggcgagtggaggagaggagggttcgGATTCCGAGGTGGCTGAGCTTCGCCAGAAAGTAGAGTCGCTAAAGCAAGAACTGAAAAGCTGCACAAAAGAACTGACCAAATTACAGAAACAACTGACCAAGTCTGAGAGGCTTCAGAAAAGTACAGAAGGCTACAATGAAGACTTGAGGAAACAG GTCAACAAGCTTAGTGCAGAGATTCATGAACGAAAGAAAAAGGCGAAAGAGAGAGCTGAAgctgagacacagacagaggaatATACCTGGTCAGAAACTG ATTATTACAACTACTACTATGGAGGAGGCTACTACCAGGGTGATGGTGTGGCTACAGATACCCAGGGGACCGTGACACCTGAGGGGCAGGAAGCCACTGATGCCTCAGAGATGACAAATGCAGAATCAACCACTGACACAGCTACAGACATGACGACAGACACCGCCACAGTGATGATTACAGAGGTGTCTGTAGAGGGTGGTATTGCTGCCGCTCAACCAGAGGCGA TGGATACGGGCTCCATAGCTGACATGCTGAGAGCCACAGCTGAGCAGGCCATGACACAGACTGGCTTTGTGTTTGATGAGACCACAGGGATGTACTACGACCACAGCACTGGCTTTTACTACGACTCG GCCAGTCAGTTGTACTATGATAACAACACAGGGATGTACTACTACTACGATGCAGAGAGTGGCAAGTACCAGTTCCACTCCAGGATAGAGGTTCCTACTGTACAGCCTGTCTCAGAGACCAGCCAGGTGAAAAAGAGCCTAGACAAGAAAGGAAGGAAGTGGAAGAAAGTTCCAGAGAGAACCGCCCGTCAGGATGATAAG GTAGAAGACGTGACTAACTCACTGGCTAACATGAAGATTTCCTATTTCTGGAACTCAGCTTCCCGTAGAG TTGCTGAGAAGGTGTGGCCGCCCTGTGTGAGGGTGACAGTGGTCAGATCTCCAGTGTTACAGACAGGAACACTTTTCATCATCACAGCTGACTCTCCAGCCACCATTGGCAG GGAGAAGGATATGAACCATGCCATTAGTATATCTGAAATGGGAGTCAGTAAG CTCCATGCAGAGGTGTACTTTGACCAGGACCAACAGTGCTACATGCTAGTGGACCAGGGAAGCCAGAACGGAACTGTCCTCAATGGCAACCGAATCCTACAG CCCAACGCTAAGTGTGACCCTTGCCCTCTGACCCATGGGGATGAGGTGAAGATGGGAGAGACTGTTCTGTCCTTCCACATCCACGCAGGGACAGACACCTGTGACGGCTGTGAACCTGGACAGGTTATGGCTCACCTCAGCAAACACCAGAGGAACCAACCACTACAGACCG GTCCAGCTCCAACCAAAGAGGACAAGGAGCTGCTCCGACAGAAAGAACTGAAACAGATGAAGGTTAAATATGGCCTGAAG AGCGCTGAGTATGAGGAGGATAAAGCCCTGAGGAACCCCAGGTATGTGGACCGGGCCGAGTCTCGCCGTCAGACCGTGGGCAGCGAGGGAGTCTTTCAACGGGATGACGCACCCGCCTCTGTACACGT TGAGATCAGTGAAGTCAACAAGGGAAGGAAGATGTTGGAGAAGATGGGCTGGAAGAAAGGAGAAGGCCTGGGCAAAGATGGAGCTGGAATGAAAGACCCG ATCCAGTTGAAGATCCGGAAGTCCCAGTCAGGCTTTGGGGCAGGAGCTGCTGTGTCGGTGGACGAGGCTGGGTCTCTGAGTAGGACCAAGACCCAGAGGAACTGGGAGAAGGCCAGGGAGCGGTTTAATGACACATGCCAGACAGAGACACCCACAGTCAAGAAGGAGCAGAGCCCAGCACCCAAACCTTGGATTAAAGGAGAAGTGGCTGAGTGA
- the aggf1 gene encoding angiogenic factor with G patch and FHA domains 1 isoform X1 codes for MVVTRCLCSTFRLIFLAERNEGVRPSEESKRIDGSMATNGEKASGGEEGSDSEVAELRQKVESLKQELKSCTKELTKLQKQLTKSERLQKSTEGYNEDLRKQVNKLSAEIHERKKKAKERAEAETQTEEYTWSETDYYNYYYGGGYYQGDGVATDTQGTVTPEGQEATDASEMTNAESTTDTATDMTTDTATVMITEVSVEGGIAAAQPEAMDTGSIADMLRATAEQAMTQTGFVFDETTGMYYDHSTGFYYDSASQLYYDNNTGMYYYYDAESGKYQFHSRIEVPTVQPVSETSQVKKSLDKKGRKWKKVPERTARQDDKGLVKEELDLDEWVERRIPKRGAGSRRQRGRSLTPDAPLQKKISLKTRQAKSAERSLKRKKRKDGLRSDDASSSRRRKKKKAKSDKLIKKKKAKAASASRSDDSSGNNDPEEGEITESEGEWKSTSSSPPPTKYSSESEIESQEVAEKVWPPCVRVTVVRSPVLQTGTLFIITADSPATIGREKDMNHAISISEMGVSKLHAEVYFDQDQQCYMLVDQGSQNGTVLNGNRILQPNAKCDPCPLTHGDEVKMGETVLSFHIHAGTDTCDGCEPGQVMAHLSKHQRNQPLQTGPAPTKEDKELLRQKELKQMKVKYGLKSAEYEEDKALRNPRYVDRAESRRQTVGSEGVFQRDDAPASVHVEISEVNKGRKMLEKMGWKKGEGLGKDGAGMKDPIQLKIRKSQSGFGAGAAVSVDEAGSLSRTKTQRNWEKARERFNDTCQTETPTVKKEQSPAPKPWIKGEVAE; via the exons ATGGTGGTTACAAGATGTTTATGTTCAACTTTCAGGTTGATATTCTTGGCGGAGAGAAACGAGGGCGTTCGTCCAAGCGAAGAAAGCAAACGAATCG ACGGAAGTATGGCGACAAATGGAGAGAAggcgagtggaggagaggagggttcgGATTCCGAGGTGGCTGAGCTTCGCCAGAAAGTAGAGTCGCTAAAGCAAGAACTGAAAAGCTGCACAAAAGAACTGACCAAATTACAGAAACAACTGACCAAGTCTGAGAGGCTTCAGAAAAGTACAGAAGGCTACAATGAAGACTTGAGGAAACAG GTCAACAAGCTTAGTGCAGAGATTCATGAACGAAAGAAAAAGGCGAAAGAGAGAGCTGAAgctgagacacagacagaggaatATACCTGGTCAGAAACTG ATTATTACAACTACTACTATGGAGGAGGCTACTACCAGGGTGATGGTGTGGCTACAGATACCCAGGGGACCGTGACACCTGAGGGGCAGGAAGCCACTGATGCCTCAGAGATGACAAATGCAGAATCAACCACTGACACAGCTACAGACATGACGACAGACACCGCCACAGTGATGATTACAGAGGTGTCTGTAGAGGGTGGTATTGCTGCCGCTCAACCAGAGGCGA TGGATACGGGCTCCATAGCTGACATGCTGAGAGCCACAGCTGAGCAGGCCATGACACAGACTGGCTTTGTGTTTGATGAGACCACAGGGATGTACTACGACCACAGCACTGGCTTTTACTACGACTCG GCCAGTCAGTTGTACTATGATAACAACACAGGGATGTACTACTACTACGATGCAGAGAGTGGCAAGTACCAGTTCCACTCCAGGATAGAGGTTCCTACTGTACAGCCTGTCTCAGAGACCAGCCAGGTGAAAAAGAGCCTAGACAAGAAAGGAAGGAAGTGGAAGAAAGTTCCAGAGAGAACCGCCCGTCAGGATGATAAG GGCCTTGTAAAGGAGGAGCTGGACCTTGATGAGTGGGTGGAGCGGCGAATCCCCAAGAGGGGTGCAGGCTCGCGCAGGCAGAGGGGCCGATCTCTTACTCCAGATGCTCCTCTGCAAAAAAAAATCTCCTTGAAGACTCGCCAGGCGAAGAGCGCCGAACGCTCgttgaagaggaagaagaggaaagacGGTTTGCGCTCCGATGATGCGAGCAGctcgaggaggaggaagaagaagaaggctaAATCAGATAAACTCATCAAGAAAAAGAAGGCTAAAGCAGCGTCTGCGTCGCGGAGTGATGACTCGAGTGGGAACAATGATCCTGAGGAGGGGGAGATCACGGAGTCGGAAGGAGAATGGAAGTctacctcttcctcccctcctcccaccaAATACAGCTcagagtcagagatagagagTCAGGAAG TTGCTGAGAAGGTGTGGCCGCCCTGTGTGAGGGTGACAGTGGTCAGATCTCCAGTGTTACAGACAGGAACACTTTTCATCATCACAGCTGACTCTCCAGCCACCATTGGCAG GGAGAAGGATATGAACCATGCCATTAGTATATCTGAAATGGGAGTCAGTAAG CTCCATGCAGAGGTGTACTTTGACCAGGACCAACAGTGCTACATGCTAGTGGACCAGGGAAGCCAGAACGGAACTGTCCTCAATGGCAACCGAATCCTACAG CCCAACGCTAAGTGTGACCCTTGCCCTCTGACCCATGGGGATGAGGTGAAGATGGGAGAGACTGTTCTGTCCTTCCACATCCACGCAGGGACAGACACCTGTGACGGCTGTGAACCTGGACAGGTTATGGCTCACCTCAGCAAACACCAGAGGAACCAACCACTACAGACCG GTCCAGCTCCAACCAAAGAGGACAAGGAGCTGCTCCGACAGAAAGAACTGAAACAGATGAAGGTTAAATATGGCCTGAAG AGCGCTGAGTATGAGGAGGATAAAGCCCTGAGGAACCCCAGGTATGTGGACCGGGCCGAGTCTCGCCGTCAGACCGTGGGCAGCGAGGGAGTCTTTCAACGGGATGACGCACCCGCCTCTGTACACGT TGAGATCAGTGAAGTCAACAAGGGAAGGAAGATGTTGGAGAAGATGGGCTGGAAGAAAGGAGAAGGCCTGGGCAAAGATGGAGCTGGAATGAAAGACCCG ATCCAGTTGAAGATCCGGAAGTCCCAGTCAGGCTTTGGGGCAGGAGCTGCTGTGTCGGTGGACGAGGCTGGGTCTCTGAGTAGGACCAAGACCCAGAGGAACTGGGAGAAGGCCAGGGAGCGGTTTAATGACACATGCCAGACAGAGACACCCACAGTCAAGAAGGAGCAGAGCCCAGCACCCAAACCTTGGATTAAAGGAGAAGTGGCTGAGTGA
- the aggf1 gene encoding angiogenic factor with G patch and FHA domains 1 isoform X2 has product MATNGEKASGGEEGSDSEVAELRQKVESLKQELKSCTKELTKLQKQLTKSERLQKSTEGYNEDLRKQVNKLSAEIHERKKKAKERAEAETQTEEYTWSETDYYNYYYGGGYYQGDGVATDTQGTVTPEGQEATDASEMTNAESTTDTATDMTTDTATVMITEVSVEGGIAAAQPEAMDTGSIADMLRATAEQAMTQTGFVFDETTGMYYDHSTGFYYDSASQLYYDNNTGMYYYYDAESGKYQFHSRIEVPTVQPVSETSQVKKSLDKKGRKWKKVPERTARQDDKGLVKEELDLDEWVERRIPKRGAGSRRQRGRSLTPDAPLQKKISLKTRQAKSAERSLKRKKRKDGLRSDDASSSRRRKKKKAKSDKLIKKKKAKAASASRSDDSSGNNDPEEGEITESEGEWKSTSSSPPPTKYSSESEIESQEVAEKVWPPCVRVTVVRSPVLQTGTLFIITADSPATIGREKDMNHAISISEMGVSKLHAEVYFDQDQQCYMLVDQGSQNGTVLNGNRILQPNAKCDPCPLTHGDEVKMGETVLSFHIHAGTDTCDGCEPGQVMAHLSKHQRNQPLQTGPAPTKEDKELLRQKELKQMKVKYGLKSAEYEEDKALRNPRYVDRAESRRQTVGSEGVFQRDDAPASVHVEISEVNKGRKMLEKMGWKKGEGLGKDGAGMKDPIQLKIRKSQSGFGAGAAVSVDEAGSLSRTKTQRNWEKARERFNDTCQTETPTVKKEQSPAPKPWIKGEVAE; this is encoded by the exons ATGGCGACAAATGGAGAGAAggcgagtggaggagaggagggttcgGATTCCGAGGTGGCTGAGCTTCGCCAGAAAGTAGAGTCGCTAAAGCAAGAACTGAAAAGCTGCACAAAAGAACTGACCAAATTACAGAAACAACTGACCAAGTCTGAGAGGCTTCAGAAAAGTACAGAAGGCTACAATGAAGACTTGAGGAAACAG GTCAACAAGCTTAGTGCAGAGATTCATGAACGAAAGAAAAAGGCGAAAGAGAGAGCTGAAgctgagacacagacagaggaatATACCTGGTCAGAAACTG ATTATTACAACTACTACTATGGAGGAGGCTACTACCAGGGTGATGGTGTGGCTACAGATACCCAGGGGACCGTGACACCTGAGGGGCAGGAAGCCACTGATGCCTCAGAGATGACAAATGCAGAATCAACCACTGACACAGCTACAGACATGACGACAGACACCGCCACAGTGATGATTACAGAGGTGTCTGTAGAGGGTGGTATTGCTGCCGCTCAACCAGAGGCGA TGGATACGGGCTCCATAGCTGACATGCTGAGAGCCACAGCTGAGCAGGCCATGACACAGACTGGCTTTGTGTTTGATGAGACCACAGGGATGTACTACGACCACAGCACTGGCTTTTACTACGACTCG GCCAGTCAGTTGTACTATGATAACAACACAGGGATGTACTACTACTACGATGCAGAGAGTGGCAAGTACCAGTTCCACTCCAGGATAGAGGTTCCTACTGTACAGCCTGTCTCAGAGACCAGCCAGGTGAAAAAGAGCCTAGACAAGAAAGGAAGGAAGTGGAAGAAAGTTCCAGAGAGAACCGCCCGTCAGGATGATAAG GGCCTTGTAAAGGAGGAGCTGGACCTTGATGAGTGGGTGGAGCGGCGAATCCCCAAGAGGGGTGCAGGCTCGCGCAGGCAGAGGGGCCGATCTCTTACTCCAGATGCTCCTCTGCAAAAAAAAATCTCCTTGAAGACTCGCCAGGCGAAGAGCGCCGAACGCTCgttgaagaggaagaagaggaaagacGGTTTGCGCTCCGATGATGCGAGCAGctcgaggaggaggaagaagaagaaggctaAATCAGATAAACTCATCAAGAAAAAGAAGGCTAAAGCAGCGTCTGCGTCGCGGAGTGATGACTCGAGTGGGAACAATGATCCTGAGGAGGGGGAGATCACGGAGTCGGAAGGAGAATGGAAGTctacctcttcctcccctcctcccaccaAATACAGCTcagagtcagagatagagagTCAGGAAG TTGCTGAGAAGGTGTGGCCGCCCTGTGTGAGGGTGACAGTGGTCAGATCTCCAGTGTTACAGACAGGAACACTTTTCATCATCACAGCTGACTCTCCAGCCACCATTGGCAG GGAGAAGGATATGAACCATGCCATTAGTATATCTGAAATGGGAGTCAGTAAG CTCCATGCAGAGGTGTACTTTGACCAGGACCAACAGTGCTACATGCTAGTGGACCAGGGAAGCCAGAACGGAACTGTCCTCAATGGCAACCGAATCCTACAG CCCAACGCTAAGTGTGACCCTTGCCCTCTGACCCATGGGGATGAGGTGAAGATGGGAGAGACTGTTCTGTCCTTCCACATCCACGCAGGGACAGACACCTGTGACGGCTGTGAACCTGGACAGGTTATGGCTCACCTCAGCAAACACCAGAGGAACCAACCACTACAGACCG GTCCAGCTCCAACCAAAGAGGACAAGGAGCTGCTCCGACAGAAAGAACTGAAACAGATGAAGGTTAAATATGGCCTGAAG AGCGCTGAGTATGAGGAGGATAAAGCCCTGAGGAACCCCAGGTATGTGGACCGGGCCGAGTCTCGCCGTCAGACCGTGGGCAGCGAGGGAGTCTTTCAACGGGATGACGCACCCGCCTCTGTACACGT TGAGATCAGTGAAGTCAACAAGGGAAGGAAGATGTTGGAGAAGATGGGCTGGAAGAAAGGAGAAGGCCTGGGCAAAGATGGAGCTGGAATGAAAGACCCG ATCCAGTTGAAGATCCGGAAGTCCCAGTCAGGCTTTGGGGCAGGAGCTGCTGTGTCGGTGGACGAGGCTGGGTCTCTGAGTAGGACCAAGACCCAGAGGAACTGGGAGAAGGCCAGGGAGCGGTTTAATGACACATGCCAGACAGAGACACCCACAGTCAAGAAGGAGCAGAGCCCAGCACCCAAACCTTGGATTAAAGGAGAAGTGGCTGAGTGA